The nucleotide window TATTGTTTTTTCACTATTATCCAAAACACCTGCTACATCTGTAAAAAATACAAGTTTTTTTGCTTTTAATTGTGCTGCGATACCACTGGCAACCTCGTCAGCATTAAAGTTCAAAATCTGACTGTTTTTATTCTTACCGACGGGTGAAACGACTGCAATTGTACCTTCCCCAAGCACTTTTTCAATTTCTGACAACTTTGCAGATACGAACTTCCCAACATAACCAAGTTTTTTGACTCTGTTACCTGTAGCCACTTTTTTTAATGCTTTAGCATTTTTTAGTTTTTTAGCAAGTTGATTCTGGATTTTTTCAAGCACCTTTTCTACAATTTTTATTGATTTACCGTCAGTATAACGTAACCCGTTGACAAACCTTGTTTCTATTTTTGATTTTTTAAGTTCCTCTGTAATCTCTTTTCCACCACCGTGCACAACAACAACAGAGTTATTTAGCGCAGTTTTTTTTACATACCTTAATATTTTTTTTTCGGCAGATTTATTATCCATCAAACTTCCACCGTATTTTATCACAATAATATCTTTGTGTCTCATCTGTGTAAATAAAAAGAAAGCCACATATCGCCGTATTTCTGTCGTCTGTAAAGATGAAAATTACTAATTCGGTCCTGAAGCATTTCTTTGAAATAGTGTTGTGCGATTACAATTCCGTTCTTATTGATAATCCTCTCGCATTTGTAAATTATATCAGCAATGGATACTAAATTATACGGCGGACCTATAAAAATTATATCAAATTTGCATTCTATCAAATCAGGTTGAATTGCATCTTTTTGGAATACTTTTACATTCTTAGAAATACCTAATTTCTCTAAATTTTCTTCAATAATTTTGATACAGTTTCTGTCATTCTCCACGAATACAACTTTTTTGGCGCCACGGGAGAGTGCTTCAATTCCTACCGTTCCAAAACCAGCAAACAAATCCAAAAAAGTAGAACCAACAATTTTGTGTACTAGAATGTCAAAAAGCGATTTTTTTACTCTTGCCAGAAGCGGTCTGGTTTGAGTGCCTGGCAGTGTTTTAAGGACCCGCCCACGAAATTTTCCAGCAATTATTTTGACTGACATTATGTTAAAATACCTGCGATGGTTGCCGTCATAAAACAGGCAAGTGAACCGGCAAGCACAGATCGTAAACCTAATTTTGCGAGGTCGTGTCGTCTGTTAGGTGCAATACCGCCAATACCACCTATCTGTATTGCAATTGACAAAAAATTAGAAAACCCACATAATGCATATGTCGCAATAACCATTGACCGCTCGGCAAGCACGCCGGGATTCTGCTGTGCGAATTTTGCAAAATCAAAATAGGCAACAAATTCGTTCAGTGCAGTTTTTTCACCCATAAGATTACCAATAACAGCGCAATCCTTCCACGGCACACCCATAACCCAAGCAAGTGGTGAAAAAATCCAGCCAAAAATTTTCTGTAGCGAAAGTTGGGCATAACCCAGCCAGCCACCGAGCATTCCAAGACAGAAATTTATCATTGCAAGCAATGACATAAACGCTATCAGGCAGGCACCGACATTCAGTGCGAGTTGAAGTCCGAGCGTCGCACCATTTGCAGCAGCATCTAAAATATTCGCATCCGTTTTTTCATAATGGATTTTTACAACACCAGCCGTCTTTGGCTCTTCGGTTTCAGGCAGAATTATTTTTGACATAACAAGTGCGGCGGGTGCTGACATAACCGATGCTGTTAGAAGATGACCTGCAATCATCGGAAAAAAATCTTTCAGCATCCCAACATACGCAGCCATCACACCGCCAGCAATTGTAGCCATCCCGCCTGTCATAACTGCTAAAAGTTCTGACATGGTCATTTCTGCAACGAACGGTCTAACTAAAAGTGGCGCTTCGGTTTGCCCGACAAAAATGTTCGCAGAACAGGAAAGCGATTCGGCACCCGATACACCCATAAATTTTGTCATCACTTTTGCAAATGCTAAAACTATCAACTGCATCACACCGAGATAATAGAGTACCGCCATCAGCGATGAAAAGAAAATAATTGTTGGTAGAACCGAAAATGCAAAAAAAGCGCCTGCATATGCGATTGACTGTGCAGTTTGAACGAAATTGCCATTTTCTAAAATTCCAACCGGGATGTAATTGGCTACAAGGTTACCAAATAAAAACCGTG belongs to Elusimicrobiota bacterium and includes:
- the argB gene encoding acetylglutamate kinase, whose protein sequence is MRHKDIIVIKYGGSLMDNKSAEKKILRYVKKTALNNSVVVVHGGGKEITEELKKSKIETRFVNGLRYTDGKSIKIVEKVLEKIQNQLAKKLKNAKALKKVATGNRVKKLGYVGKFVSAKLSEIEKVLGEGTIAVVSPVGKNKNSQILNFNADEVASGIAAQLKAKKLVFFTDVAGVLDNSEKTIPTIRIESIKNLINKKIIRGGMIPKIQGCIKAIQNGVSEANIIDINFNGTRIL
- the rsmD gene encoding 16S rRNA (guanine(966)-N(2))-methyltransferase RsmD: MSVKIIAGKFRGRVLKTLPGTQTRPLLARVKKSLFDILVHKIVGSTFLDLFAGFGTVGIEALSRGAKKVVFVENDRNCIKIIEENLEKLGISKNVKVFQKDAIQPDLIECKFDIIFIGPPYNLVSIADIIYKCERIINKNGIVIAQHYFKEMLQDRISNFHLYRRQKYGDMWLSFYLHR
- a CDS encoding NupC/NupG family nucleoside CNT transporter, which codes for MERLLSILGTFVLVGIAWMCSINKKKINWKTVVVGTMLQVVLAIIVLVSPPGRWFFVKMNDVIVKLLSFSEDGARFLFGNLVANYIPVGILENGNFVQTAQSIAYAGAFFAFSVLPTIIFFSSLMAVLYYLGVMQLIVLAFAKVMTKFMGVSGAESLSCSANIFVGQTEAPLLVRPFVAEMTMSELLAVMTGGMATIAGGVMAAYVGMLKDFFPMIAGHLLTASVMSAPAALVMSKIILPETEEPKTAGVVKIHYEKTDANILDAAANGATLGLQLALNVGACLIAFMSLLAMINFCLGMLGGWLGYAQLSLQKIFGWIFSPLAWVMGVPWKDCAVIGNLMGEKTALNEFVAYFDFAKFAQQNPGVLAERSMVIATYALCGFSNFLSIAIQIGGIGGIAPNRRHDLAKLGLRSVLAGSLACFMTATIAGILT